A DNA window from Salarias fasciatus chromosome 23 unlocalized genomic scaffold, fSalaFa1.1 super_scaffold_20, whole genome shotgun sequence contains the following coding sequences:
- the LOC115384010 gene encoding anosmin-1-like, whose amino-acid sequence MLAESVMRIASLWILLLCCGFGSGYRKQHLEDEDEERWPESVSRARCASRCLSLHSVAALSTPLQNNGSLGWCHDHKLCAKCLEPCKASWDMKRKSSCREMCERAFPRRPWECVTSCEFLQAVLAVKQGVCPPPYRASGFAAACVESCDRDAECPAQKKCCSNDCGHTCQTPKDLYKGVPLKPRKELSFQELPSGRLDVRWSSRFNVSAEPVVHVLQRRWNFGIQPSEDSATPWQLVAQTTEQRVRLSDIRPGRWYQFRVAAVNTHGTRGFTTPSRHIHASRDPSSPPAPSELRVANMSFGPGRTVSARIQWSVPADLDVPVHHYKLTWSWTAAGHPAASSLTKRRKTVRESHVDLDSMRANRSYSVEVQAVSYWGQTQLRGPRAVLHFSTQRAIGAAPSKPAGAMVDVGTPFYQDGQLRVHVYWQKSSDPSVESYRVQWGPEHCAHNQSRAVDKVMEKESFLHLQDLLFSCQYRVILLPLSQKTRPAAESASFFTPSCLSIRAKSPKPIVCPGEPAVFSEKVLAKAANLSAAFEVLGNNVSAVFSWSQAPPLQQLSGYQVTWTEVVPTSRHNANSKRPHSLISQSQILPADAGVLRVSGLQPDSVYKLEVQTITADGEGPTTSRTFQTPAYQIVHKHKSRLRKYQHKVPIIERH is encoded by the exons ATGCTGGCAGAAAGCGTGATGAGGATCGCGTCTCTGTGGATTTTACTGCTCTGCTGCGGCTTCGGAAGCGGCTACAGGAAGCAGCACctggaggatgaggacgaggagcgGTGGCCGGAGAGCGTGTCCCGGGCGAGGTGCGCGTCCCGCTGCTTGAGCCTGCACAGCGTGGCGGCGCTCTCCACACCTCTGCAG aATAATGGATCCTTGGGCTGGTGTCATGACCACAAACTGTGTGCGAAG TGCCTGGAGCCGTGCAAAGCATCTTGGgacatgaagaggaagagcagctgcagagagatgtgTGAG CGGGCGTTTCCCAGGAGGCCGTGGGAGTGTGTGACCAGCTGCGAGTTCCTGCAGGCAGTGCTGGCGGTGAAGCAGGGCGTGTGCCCGCCCCCCTACAGAGCCAGCGGCTTCGCGGCGGCCTGTGTCGAGAGCTGCGATCGGGACGCCGAGTGTCCGGCTCAGAAGAAGTGCTGCTCCAACGACTGCGGACACACCTGCCAGACCCCCAAAGATCTCTACAAGG GCGTTCCTCTGAAGCCGAGGAAGGAGCTGAGCTTCCAGGAGCTTCCGTCGGGCCGGCTGGACGTCCGCTGGTCGTCCCGCTTCAACGTGTCGGCTGAGCCCGTCGTGCACGTCCTCCAGAGGAGGTGGAACTTTGGCATCCAGCCCAGCGAGGACAGCGCCACCCCCTGGCAGCTGGTGGCACAG ACCACCGAGCAGCGAGTCCGGCTCTCCGACATCCGGCCCGGCCGCTGGTACCAGTTCAGAGTGGCCGCTGTTAACACTCACGGAACCAGAGGTTTCACCACACCCAGCAGACACATCCACGCCAGCAGAG ACCCGtccagcccccccgccccctccgagCTCAGAGTGGCCAACATGAGCTTCGGTCCGGGCCGGACGGTGAGCGCCCGGATCCAGTGGAGCGTCCCCGCGGACCTGGACGTCCCCGTGCACCACTACAAGCTGACCTGGAGCTGGACGGCGGCCGGACACCCCGCCGCCTCGTCCCTCaccaagaggaggaagacggtcCGAGAG AGCCATGTGGACCTGGACAGCATGAGGGCCAACAGGAGCTACAGTGTGGAGGTCCAGGCTGTGTCCTACTGGGGACAGACCCAGCTCAGAGGACCGAGAGCCGTCCTCCACTTCAGCACGCAGCGGG CCATTGGCGCCGCTCCGTCAAAGCCTGCAGGAGCCATGGTGGACGTGGGGACGCCCTTCTACCAAGACGGACAGCTCCGAGTTCACGTCTACTGGCAGAAAAGCAGCG ATCCTTCGGTGGAGTCGTACCGCGTACAGTGGGGACCAGAGCACTGTGCACACAACCAGAGCCGAGCCGTGGACAAGGTCATGGAGAAG gagagcttcctccacctgcaggacctcctcttctcctgtcAGTACCGGGTGATCCTGCTGCCGCTCAGTCAGAAGACTCGTCCTGCGGCTGAGAGCGCCTCCTTTTTCACGCCGTCTTGCCTCAGCATCCGGGCCAAAAGTCCCAAACCCATCGTCTGTCCCGGAGAGCCAG CCGTCTTCTCCGAGAAGGTTTTGGCCAAAGCAGCCAACCTGAGCGCCGCCTTCGAGGTTCTGGGGAACAACGTGAGCGCCGTCTTCAGCTGGTCGCAGGCTCCGCCCCTCCAGCAGCTGTCCGGCTACCAGGTGACGTGGACGGAGGTCGTCCCCACCAGCCGGCACAACGCCAACAGCAAGCGGCCTCACAGCCTGATCTCTCAGTCCCAGATCCTCCCGGCG GATGCCGGCGTGCTGCGGGTGTCGGGCCTGCAGCCGGACAGCGTGTACAAGCTGGAGGTGCAGACTATCACGGCAGATGGCGAGGGTCCCACCACCAGCAGAACCTTCCAGACTCCTGCCTACCAGATCGTCCACAAGCACA AATCCAGGCTGAGGAAGTATCAGCACAAAGTGCCCATCATTGAGAGGCACTGA
- the sts gene encoding steryl-sulfatase isoform X1: MQSWCFLLLLLQLLQLSAESPQGNKPNIVLMMVDDLGIGDLGCYGNRTLRTPNMDRLAQEGVKLTQHIAAAPLCTPSRAAFLTGRYPIRSGMVGRSQPGVFFLAGSSGGLPAEEITFAKIAQQQGYKTALIGKWHLGLNCESSEDHCHHPSAHGFTHFFGIPLTNLRDCQPGHGTILQLHLYVPWRTPLAVLASALALHCSGLVPVSRRLALILLSVAFSLLAVVVGFISIIPQLNCVLMRGHAIEEQPFSSENLTQRMTEEAVDFIQRNSERPFLLFLSFLQVHTAIFASEAFRGTSSHGIYGDAVHEVDWSVGRIVDTLDRLQLGGNTLVYLTSDQGAHLEEVSARGEIHGGSNGIYRGGKAMNWEGGIRVPGILRWPGTIPGGREIDELTSNMDVFPTVVQLIGAELPTDRHIDGHSLMDLLQSRAETSKHEFLFHYCNAFLNAMRWKPANSSSVWKAFFFTQDWSPPGAAGCFHTHVCLCTPAYVTFHDPPLLFDLSRDPSESTPLTPLTEPTFHAVVAAMRRAVETHESSLIPVESQLSLEKLLWKPWLQPCCSSFTQLCHCEAAPVTTGRGFNP, from the exons ATGCAGTCCTggtgcttcctgctgcttctgctgcagcttcttcagctgAGTGCCGAGTCGCCTCAGGGAAACAAACCAAACATCGTCCTGATGATGGTGGACGACCTGGGAATCGGAGATCTGGGATGTTATGGTAATAGGACCCTCAG GACCCCCAACATGGACCGGCTGGCCCAGGAGGGTGTGAAGCTGACCCAGCACATCGCTGCAGCCCCCCTGTGCACGCCCAGCCGGGCGGCGTTCCTCACCGGACGCTACCCGATCCGATCAG GGATGGTCGGCCGGAGCCAACCGGGGGTCTTCTTCTTGGCTGGATCGTCCGGCGGTCTTCCTGCGGAGGAGATCACCTTCGCCAAGATCGCCCAACAGCAAGGCTACAAGACGGCGCTGATCG GAAAGTGGCACCTCGGCCTGAACTGTGAGAGCAGCGAGGATCACTGTCACCACCCCAGCGCTCACGGCTTCACACACTTCTTCGGCATCCCCCTCACCAACCTGAGGGACTGCCAGCCGGGACACGGCACCATCCTCCAGCTGCACTTGTACGTGCCGTGGAGGACGCCGCTGGCGGTCCTGGCCTCGGCGCTGGCTCTGCACTGCAGCGGGCTGGTGCCCGTGAGCAGACGGCTCGCTCTCATCCTGCTGTCCGTCGCGTTCTCCCTGCTCGCCGTGGTCGTCGGATTCATCAGCATCATCCCTCAACTGAACTGTGTCCTGATGAGAGGCCACGCCATCGAGGAGCAGCCGTTCTCCTCCGAGAATCTGACTCAGAGGATGACTGAGGAAGCTGTGGACTTCATtcagag GAATTCAGAGCGGCCTTTTCTTCTGTTCCTGTCGTTCCTCCAAGTGCACACCGCCATTTTTGCTTCAGAGGCGTTCAGAGGGACGAGCAGCCACGGCATCTACGGAGACGCCGTGCACGAGGTGGACTGGAGCGTAG GTCGGATTGTAGACACACTGGACAGACTCCAGCTGGGAGGAAACACTCTGGTCTACCTGACGTCCGATCAGGGCGCCCACCTGGAGGAGGTGTCTGCCCGAGGGGAGATTCACGGGGGATCCAACGGGATCTATCGAG GAGGTAAAGCCATGAACTGGGAGGGGGGGATCCGAGTCCCGGGAATCCTGCGTTGGCCCGGGACGATCCCGGGGGGCCGAGAGATTGACGAGCTCACCAGCAACATGGACGTGTTCCCCACCGTGGTGCAGCTGATCGGAGCGGAACTGCCTACAGACAG gcACATCGATGGGCACAGCCTCAtggatctgctgcagagcagagctgaaacCTCCAAACACGAGTTCCTCTTCCATTACTGCAACGCCTTCCTGAACGCCATGCGCTGGAAGCCCGCCAACA GCAGCTCGGTGTGGAAAGCGTTCTTCTTCACTCAGGACTGGAGCCCGCCGGGCGCCGCCGGCTGCTTCCACACTCACGTCTGTTTGTGCACTCCGGCGTACGTCACCTTCCACGACCCTCCGCTGCTCTTTGACCTCTCCAGGGATCCGTCTGAGAGCACGCCGCTGACCCCGCTCACCGAGCCCACCTTCCACGCCGTCGTGGCGGCGATGCGCCGGGCGGTGGAGACGCACGAGAGCAGTTTGATCCCCGTCGAGAGTCAGCTCagcctggagaagctgctgtggAAGCCGTGGTTAcagccctgctgctcctccttcacACAACTCTGCCACTGCGAGGCAGCACCAGTCACCACCGGTCGGGGCTTCAACCCTTGA
- the sts gene encoding steryl-sulfatase isoform X2: MLWTPNMDRLAQEGVKLTQHIAAAPLCTPSRAAFLTGRYPIRSGMVGRSQPGVFFLAGSSGGLPAEEITFAKIAQQQGYKTALIGKWHLGLNCESSEDHCHHPSAHGFTHFFGIPLTNLRDCQPGHGTILQLHLYVPWRTPLAVLASALALHCSGLVPVSRRLALILLSVAFSLLAVVVGFISIIPQLNCVLMRGHAIEEQPFSSENLTQRMTEEAVDFIQRNSERPFLLFLSFLQVHTAIFASEAFRGTSSHGIYGDAVHEVDWSVGRIVDTLDRLQLGGNTLVYLTSDQGAHLEEVSARGEIHGGSNGIYRGGKAMNWEGGIRVPGILRWPGTIPGGREIDELTSNMDVFPTVVQLIGAELPTDRHIDGHSLMDLLQSRAETSKHEFLFHYCNAFLNAMRWKPANSSSVWKAFFFTQDWSPPGAAGCFHTHVCLCTPAYVTFHDPPLLFDLSRDPSESTPLTPLTEPTFHAVVAAMRRAVETHESSLIPVESQLSLEKLLWKPWLQPCCSSFTQLCHCEAAPVTTGRGFNP, translated from the exons ATGTTATG GACCCCCAACATGGACCGGCTGGCCCAGGAGGGTGTGAAGCTGACCCAGCACATCGCTGCAGCCCCCCTGTGCACGCCCAGCCGGGCGGCGTTCCTCACCGGACGCTACCCGATCCGATCAG GGATGGTCGGCCGGAGCCAACCGGGGGTCTTCTTCTTGGCTGGATCGTCCGGCGGTCTTCCTGCGGAGGAGATCACCTTCGCCAAGATCGCCCAACAGCAAGGCTACAAGACGGCGCTGATCG GAAAGTGGCACCTCGGCCTGAACTGTGAGAGCAGCGAGGATCACTGTCACCACCCCAGCGCTCACGGCTTCACACACTTCTTCGGCATCCCCCTCACCAACCTGAGGGACTGCCAGCCGGGACACGGCACCATCCTCCAGCTGCACTTGTACGTGCCGTGGAGGACGCCGCTGGCGGTCCTGGCCTCGGCGCTGGCTCTGCACTGCAGCGGGCTGGTGCCCGTGAGCAGACGGCTCGCTCTCATCCTGCTGTCCGTCGCGTTCTCCCTGCTCGCCGTGGTCGTCGGATTCATCAGCATCATCCCTCAACTGAACTGTGTCCTGATGAGAGGCCACGCCATCGAGGAGCAGCCGTTCTCCTCCGAGAATCTGACTCAGAGGATGACTGAGGAAGCTGTGGACTTCATtcagag GAATTCAGAGCGGCCTTTTCTTCTGTTCCTGTCGTTCCTCCAAGTGCACACCGCCATTTTTGCTTCAGAGGCGTTCAGAGGGACGAGCAGCCACGGCATCTACGGAGACGCCGTGCACGAGGTGGACTGGAGCGTAG GTCGGATTGTAGACACACTGGACAGACTCCAGCTGGGAGGAAACACTCTGGTCTACCTGACGTCCGATCAGGGCGCCCACCTGGAGGAGGTGTCTGCCCGAGGGGAGATTCACGGGGGATCCAACGGGATCTATCGAG GAGGTAAAGCCATGAACTGGGAGGGGGGGATCCGAGTCCCGGGAATCCTGCGTTGGCCCGGGACGATCCCGGGGGGCCGAGAGATTGACGAGCTCACCAGCAACATGGACGTGTTCCCCACCGTGGTGCAGCTGATCGGAGCGGAACTGCCTACAGACAG gcACATCGATGGGCACAGCCTCAtggatctgctgcagagcagagctgaaacCTCCAAACACGAGTTCCTCTTCCATTACTGCAACGCCTTCCTGAACGCCATGCGCTGGAAGCCCGCCAACA GCAGCTCGGTGTGGAAAGCGTTCTTCTTCACTCAGGACTGGAGCCCGCCGGGCGCCGCCGGCTGCTTCCACACTCACGTCTGTTTGTGCACTCCGGCGTACGTCACCTTCCACGACCCTCCGCTGCTCTTTGACCTCTCCAGGGATCCGTCTGAGAGCACGCCGCTGACCCCGCTCACCGAGCCCACCTTCCACGCCGTCGTGGCGGCGATGCGCCGGGCGGTGGAGACGCACGAGAGCAGTTTGATCCCCGTCGAGAGTCAGCTCagcctggagaagctgctgtggAAGCCGTGGTTAcagccctgctgctcctccttcacACAACTCTGCCACTGCGAGGCAGCACCAGTCACCACCGGTCGGGGCTTCAACCCTTGA